The following are encoded in a window of Chlorocebus sabaeus isolate Y175 chromosome 22, mChlSab1.0.hap1, whole genome shotgun sequence genomic DNA:
- the LRRC58 gene encoding leucine-rich repeat-containing protein 58, which produces MEEAGAAVVTAGEAELNWSRLSVSTETLESELEARGEERRGAREALLRLLLPHNRLVSLPRALGSGFPHLQLLDVSGNALTALGPELLALRGLRTLLAKNNRLGGPSALPKGLAQSPLCRSLQVLNLSGNCFQEVPASLLELRALQTLSLGGNQLQSIPAEIENLQSLECLYLGGNFIKEIPPELGNLPSLNYLVLCDNKIQSVPPQLSQLHSLRSLSLHNNLLTYLPREILNLIHLEELSLRGNPLVVRFVRDLTYDPPTLLELAARTIKIRNISYTPYDLPGNLLRYLGSASNCPNPKCGGVYFDCCVRQIKFVDFCGKYRLPLMHYLCSPECSSPCSSASHSSTSQSESDSEDEASVAARRMQKVLLG; this is translated from the exons ATGGAGGAGGCCGGAGCGGCGGTGGTCACGGCCGGGGAGGCCGAACTGAATTGGTCCCGCCTCAGCGTGTCCACCGAGACGCTGGAGTCTGAGCTGGAGGCGCGGGGCGAGGAGCGGCGCGGCGCGCGGGAGGCACTGTTGCGGCTGCTGCTGCCTCACAATCGTCTGGTGTCGCTGCCGCGGGCGCTGGGCAGCGGCTTTCCGCACCTCCAGCTGCTGGACGTGAGCGGCAACGCGTTGACCGCGCTCGGCCCAGAGCTGCTCGCGTTGCGCGGCCTGCGCACGCTGCTGGCCAAGAACAACCGGCTCGGCGGGCCCAGTGCGCTGCCCAAGGGCCTGGCCCAGTCGCCGCTCTGCCGCAGCCTCCAGGTGCTCAACCTCAGCGGCAACTGTTTCCAGGAGGTGCCTGCCTCGCTCTTAGAGCTGCGTGCGCTGCAGACCCTGAGCCTGGGCGGCAACCAGCTGCAGAGCATCCCGGCTGAGATCGAGAACTTGCAGAG tttAGAGTGCTTATATCTTGGAGGAAATTTCATTAAAGAAATCCCACCAGAATTAGGAAATCTGCCTTCTCTGAATTACTTGGTATTATGTGACAACAAAATCCAAAGTGTACCTCCTCAGCTTTCACA GTTGCATTCACTTCGTTCCCTAAGTCTTCACAATAACTTGCTGACATATCTGCCGCGGGAGATCCTCAACCTTATTCATTTGGAAGAGTTGAGTTTACGAGGAAATCCATTGGTTGTTCGTTTTGTTAGAGATCTAACCTATGATCCTCCAACTCTCCTGGAATTAGCTGCACGGACCATTAAGATCCGAAATATTTCCTACACTCCCTATGATCTTCCTGGGAATCTTCTTAGATACTTGGGTTCAGCCAGCAATTGCCCAAACCCAAAATGTGGAG GAGTCTACTTTGACTGCTGTGTCAGACAAATTAAATTTGTGGACTTCTGTGGGAAGTATCGCCTCCCACTGATGCACTACTTGTGTTCCCCAGAATGCTCTTCCCCTTGCAGTTCTGCCTCTCACAGCTCCACATCCCAGAGTGAATCTGACTCAGAAGATGAAGCTAGTGTTGCTGCACGCAGAATGCAGAAAGTTCTTCTTGGTTGA